The nucleotide window GGGCGCCCGCGAATCCGATGAGGGGCGTCGGGCCGAGCTCACGGGTGAGCATCCCGATGGCCTCGGTGACGTACCACACGTCGTCGGGCGTCAGCTCGCGCAGCTGGTCCAGGTCGGCGCGGGTGCGGATCGGCTTCCCGACGACGGGGCCCACGCCGGGCCTGATGTCCAGGTCGACGCCGATGGCCTTCAGCGGGACGACGATGTCGCTGAAGTAGATCGCCGCGTCCACGTGGTGCCGGCGGACCGGCTGGAGGGTGATCTCGGTGACCAGGTCGGGCCGCATGCAGGACTCCAGCATGGGGACGCCCTCGCGCACCTTCAGGTACTCCGGCAGTGAGCGCCCGGCCTGCCGCATGAACCACACGGGTGTGTGCGGTACGGGTTCACGCCTGCACGCCTTGAGGAAGGCGGAGTCGTAGGTCGCGGTCGGCTGCTGGCCCTGGGGGCGGTCAATGACGCTCACGACGAAAAGTCTCGCACGGTCCGCGGACGCCTCGGGCCGGTCCGGCACGGCGGCGTCCCGCCCGGTACCTCCGCGAACCGCCGCTTTCGGGGGCGCTTTTCGGCAACGGGATCCGGACAGTGGTCCGGCGCACGGGTGTCTGTCCCTGCACGGAGGCCCCGTTCCCCTTAATCTTCCCCGCATGGCTGCGGCTCAGGGACGACTGTCGGACGGCGCTGGCGGAATGGACGATCCGAAGGAGGGGGAAGGGGATGCGACGGAGTCGGCACCGCTGCCGTTTCGGGCCGCCGTCGACGCGCTGAGGGCCGCGCGGCTGAGGCCGCAGATCGAGATCGATCCGACGAAGGCGCCGCGGCGGCTGGCGCCGTTCGCGTACGCGCTGGAGGCCGCCGTCGTCGACGGTGACGAGGACCTGGCGGACGGCCGCCTCATCCTGCTGCACGATCCGGCCGGGCACGACGCCTGGCAGGGGTCGTTCCGCCTGGTGACGCTGGTGCGCGCGGAGCTGGAACCGGAGATGGCCGCCGACCCGCTGCTGCCCGAGGTGTGCTGGTCCTGGCTGATGGGCGCGCTCCAGTCCCGCGGCCTGTCCTGCGGGCAGCCCAGCGGCACGGTCACCCGGGCCGGCTCCCACTACTTCGGCGGCCTGTCCGAGCGGCCCCCGGCGTCCCAGATCGAGATCCGCGCCTCCTGGACCCCGCGCGAAGGCCTGGGCGGCGTCCCCGACACCGCCGCCCACCTGGCGTCCTGGTGCGACCTCCTCGCCCAGATCGCCGGGCTCCCGCCGGCGGCCCCCGGTGACGCCTCGATCGTCACCCTGCCGCAACGACGGGGGCCCCAGAGCCGCTGAGCGCCCCGCCAGGCACCGCCCCGCGGCCCCGGCGGGGGCCCACCTGAAGCCGTACCTCATGAGAGGTGCGGCTTCAGTCATGCGCCGCTCGGTCATGTGCAGCTCCGTCATGTGCCGCGCGGCGGGGTGCCGCGCAGGGGGTGCCGGCCCCTTCCACCCGCTCGCGGTCAACCCTCGGCCGCCCACCACCCTTCCGGGGCGCCAACAGGAGCCGACGTGCCGCGCGAACGCGCCGAACGTGCTCCGATGTGCTCCCCGCGCGCCCCCGAACCGGCCGCGGCCTGCACGAAAACACGTTTGCCCTTTTATCGATACGACCACTTTCAGCCTCGTATCGAAGCGGACCGGACTCGTTTCGATCTTCGGATGATCGCTCGTGCGTCCGAATTGCCCGCATCATTACTCACCAAATCGTGATCATTCTCTAAAGGCGGACGGGTTTGGTGCCGAAGACCTCTGTGACCTTGAAAGCACGGTTCGTCCCGGCTTCACCTCCACAGCCGGTCCCCCCCGTCCCGCACCCCAGGAGGCCTGGTGTCCGTTCTCCTCGAGCAGCCCGCAAGCCTGGTCGCCTACCGCCCGAACAAGCCGACCGCGATGGTGGTCGTGGCCGACCCCCGTGTGCGGTCCACCGTCACCCGCCACCTGTGGGCGCTCGGTGTTCGCGACGTGATCGAGGCTTCGTCCGTCGCGGAGGCTCGTCCCCGCATCGGCAACCCCCGCGACATCTGTGTCGCGGACGTCCATCTCCCCGACGGCTCCGGCCTCACCCTCCTGTCCGAAACCAGAGCGGCGGGCTGGCCGAACGGCCTGGCCCTGTCGGCCGCCGACGACATCGGCGCCGTGCGCAACGCCCTCGCGGGCGGCGTCAAGGGCTATGTCGTCACCGGCACCCGTACGAACGTGGGGCTCCCCACCCGGCCCGGCGTCGCCCCCATCGGCTCGGCGGCCGCCCGTATGCACCGCCGCCCCCCGGGTTCCCCGAGCCACCCGGGTGGCTACCGCGAGCTGTCCGGCCGCGAGGTCGAGGTGCTCCGGCTGGTGGCGGAGGGCCAGTCGAACAAGGCCATCGGCGTCTCGATGGGCCTGTCCGCGCTGACCGTCAAGAGCCACCTCGCCCGTATCGCCCGCAAGCTCGGCACGGGTGACCGCGCCGGCATGGTGGCGGTGGCCCTGCGCACGGGAATCATCCACTGATCCACGGCGCGGCGGCCCCCTCCGCATGAACCGGGACGGCCCACCGGTCCAGGATTCACCGACCTGACTGGTTTACGCCCCCCTGACACCCGTCGACGGAACGTTCCGTCGACGGGTGTCGTGCATACACGGATACCCTTGACAGGTGACCGACGCCCAAGAGACCGCAGCAGACAGTTCACTGCGA belongs to Streptomyces sp. V3I8 and includes:
- a CDS encoding DUF3000 domain-containing protein gives rise to the protein MDDPKEGEGDATESAPLPFRAAVDALRAARLRPQIEIDPTKAPRRLAPFAYALEAAVVDGDEDLADGRLILLHDPAGHDAWQGSFRLVTLVRAELEPEMAADPLLPEVCWSWLMGALQSRGLSCGQPSGTVTRAGSHYFGGLSERPPASQIEIRASWTPREGLGGVPDTAAHLASWCDLLAQIAGLPPAAPGDASIVTLPQRRGPQSR
- a CDS encoding response regulator transcription factor, whose product is MSVLLEQPASLVAYRPNKPTAMVVVADPRVRSTVTRHLWALGVRDVIEASSVAEARPRIGNPRDICVADVHLPDGSGLTLLSETRAAGWPNGLALSAADDIGAVRNALAGGVKGYVVTGTRTNVGLPTRPGVAPIGSAAARMHRRPPGSPSHPGGYRELSGREVEVLRLVAEGQSNKAIGVSMGLSALTVKSHLARIARKLGTGDRAGMVAVALRTGIIH